A section of the Saccopteryx leptura isolate mSacLep1 chromosome 4, mSacLep1_pri_phased_curated, whole genome shotgun sequence genome encodes:
- the KCTD4 gene encoding BTB/POZ domain-containing protein KCTD4: MEHKINRREREKEYEGKHNSLEDADQRKNCKSSLMTLNVGGYLYITQKQTLTKFPDTFLEGIVNGKILCPFDADGHYFIDRDGLLFRHVLNFLRNGELLLPEGFQENQLLAQEAEFFQLKGLAEEVKSRWEKEQLTPRETTFLEITDNHDRSQGLRIFCNAPDFISKIKSRIVLVSKSRLDGFPEEFSISSNIIQFKYFIKSENGTRLVLKEDNTFVCTLETLKFEAIMMALKCGFRLLTSLDCSKGSIVHSDALHFIK, translated from the coding sequence ATGGAgcataaaataaacagaagagaaagagaaaaggaatatgAAGGGAAACACAACAGCCTGGAAGATGCTGATCAAAGAAAGAACTGCAAATCTTCACTGATGACTCTCAACGTTGGTGGATATTTGTACATTACTCAAAAGCAAACACTGACCAAGTTCCCAGACACTTTCCTTGAAGGTATAGTAAATGGGAAAATCCTCTGTCCGTTTGATGCCGACGGTCATTATTTCATAGACAGGGATGGGCTCCTCTTCAGGCATGTCCTAAACTTCCTACGAAATGGAGAACTTCTACTGCCCGAAGGGTTTCAAGAAAATCAACTTCTCGCACAAGAAGCAGAATTCTTTCAGCTCAAGGGACTGGCAGAGGAAGTGAAATCCAGGTGGGAGAAAGAACAGCTAACACCCAGAGAGACCACTTTCTTGGAAATAACAGATAACCATGATCGCTCACAAGGACTGAGAATCTTCTGTAATGCTCCTGATttcatatcaaaaataaaatctcgCATTGTTCTGGTGTCCAAAAGCAGGCTGGATGGCTTTCCAGAGGAGTTTTCAATATCTTCAAATATCATTCAATTTAAATACTTCATAAAGTCTGAAAATGGCACTCGACTTGTACTAAAGGAAGACAACACCTTTGTCTGTACCTTGGAAACTCTTAAGTTTGAGGCTATAATGATGGCTTTAAAGTGTGGTTTTAGACTGCTGACCAGCCTGGACTGTTCCAAAGGGTCAATTGTTCACAGCGATGCACTTCATTTTATCAAGTAA